In the Arachis ipaensis cultivar K30076 chromosome B10, Araip1.1, whole genome shotgun sequence genome, one interval contains:
- the LOC107620533 gene encoding B3 domain-containing transcription factor VRN1-like → MRNLICELQRVPDNFLRKYGGELSSFVNLSVPEGSSWHVGLKKVDNKFWFIDGWAEFVQRYSIGVGYLLAFRYEGKLNFSVHIFNLATAEINYQSPTRSSNEGSYFANRLKIFEEMEDEDFTESKPALQNLFNGSKLNSVNWGEGGNALPAKSARDIGFQFNAIEFKKSTDELKLCASFEEKAKKTARKKRKSKPGSAKGQEASDEQKEEREMRIRLYESASARKRTVTAEEREKVVNEAKAFEPKFYLMP, encoded by the exons ATGCGTAACCTGATTTGTGAATTGCAGAGAGTACCAGATAATTTTCTGAGAAAATATGGGGGTGAGCTTTCCTCCTTTGTTAACCTATCTGTTCCCGAGGGTAGTTCGTGGCATGTGGGACTGAAAAAGGTAGACAACAAATTTTGGTTCATTGATGGTTGGGCAGAATTTGTTCAGCGCTATTCCATCGGTGTTGGATACCTTTTAGCTTTCAGATACGAAGGAAAGTTGAATTTCAGTGTTCACATTTTTAATTTGGCTACTGCTGAGATAAATTATCAATCACCCACACGAAGCAGCAATGAAGGATCTTACTTTGCGAATCGCctcaaaatttttgaagaaatggAAGATGAAGACTTCACTGAATCCAAACCAGCCTTGCAGAATCTATTTAACGGGTCAAAACTTAATAGTGTAAACTGGGGTGAGGGTGGGAATGCTCTTCCTGCGAAAAGTGCCAGAGATATAGGTTTTCAATTTAATGCAATTGAGTTTAAAAAATCTACTGATGAACTGAAATTGTGTGCTTCTTTCGAGGAAAAGGCCAAAAAAACTGCAAGAAAGAAGCGAAAATCTAAACCTG GAAGTGCAAAAGGCCAGGAAGCTTCTGATGAacaaaaagaggagagagaaatgcGCATTAGATTGTATGAAAGTGCTTCTGCAAGGAAAAGAACCGTGACGGCTGAGGAAAGAGAAAAGGTTGTCAACGAAGCAAAAGCATTTGAACCAAAATTTTATCTGATGCCATGA